Proteins encoded together in one Carya illinoinensis cultivar Pawnee chromosome 3, C.illinoinensisPawnee_v1, whole genome shotgun sequence window:
- the LOC122304580 gene encoding uncharacterized protein LOC122304580 has product MPNIDNNIIERCMCVDPTHKIVRQKRRSFSAEKYAAINKEVKRLLVVGFIKKAHYPEWLSNIVLVVPFGLKNAGTTYQRLVNRMFNEQIGKSVKVYVEDLLVKSKEPIRQLDDLRVAFGILRRYRMRLNPAKCAFEVESRKFFRFIISERGIEASSKKIEAILNMKLPRNLNETHRLAGRMDKSWMQITDRFGSREYAKGIKEFLTLAQSHATSEVERHLFIKGIDKNYTVWIFHGEEKDLIISDDDDDLHDLEQEDDFIDNVDVMLRDIRAGKFPDVPITESFHAEDSSSVDINSSRTFNQLLADSRRPLYEGCTKYSKLSFTIKLLHIKTLGGWSVKYFDMFLHLLKSAFPNALLPISYKESRNLEKGLGFTYNKIHVCSNDCILHWRKYADKDECPKCKLSKWKFSGSKKRRIPQKVLRHFPLKPRLQRLFMSQKTAADMRWHKDQRVIQQGILSHPADFEVWTTFDQEHAWFVEDPRNIHFFITSLLIPGPRSPGNEIDVYLQHLIDELIDLWDNGVGTYDTKANETFQLHATLLWTINDFPAYGNLSGWSTKGKVACPSCKEQTDSMWLTYSRKHYYMCHRRFLPSSHIWRKKKTIFNGNTEHRDPPTVYSGEDILIQLQNIRDANFGKAMKKRKRTIEEFNWTKKSIFFQLPYWPTIKIRHNLNVMHIEKNICDNIIGTLMNILGNSKDHPNTCRDLFNLNIRNELHLIQDGQRISMPHACYTLYGVERTGFCSWLHDVKFSDGFASNIARCISVPDCKSSGMKSHHCHIFMQRLLHAAISGYLRQDVRLTLIELSTFFKELHARTCRVDILEKLQADIAIILCKLEIIFPPTFFDIMVHLAYHLPHEALLAGSVQYRWMYPFERYFRKFKRYVKNKPYPEGSIAEAYIHVECSNFCSMYLNDVETRFNPPEHNVDEGDEGV; this is encoded by the exons ATGCCCAACATAGACAATAACATCATCGAACGCTGCATGTGTGTGGATCCCACCCACAAGATAGTACGCCAAAAAAGAAGGTCGTTTAGTGCGGAGAAGTATGCTGCCATTAACAAGGAAGTAAAGAGATTACTTGTTGTTGGGTTCATCAAAAAAGCTCATTACCCAGAGTGGTTATCCAACATTGTCTTG GTTGTGCCATTCGGATTGAAGAATGCAGGGACAACTTACCAAAGGTTGGTTAATCGTATGTTCAATGAGCAGATTGGGAAATCTGTAAAGGTGTATGTAGAAGACTTGTTAGTGAAGAGTAAGGAACCCATCAGGCAGCTTGACGACCTGCGAGTGGCATTTGGAATCTTACGCCGTTACAGAATGAGACTAAATCCTGCAAAATGTGCTTTTGAAGTTGAGTCAAGAAAGTTCTTCAGATTTATCATATCTGAAAGAGGAATTGAGGCCTCTTCAAAGAAGATAGAAGCCATACTCAACATGAAGCTGCCAAGAAATCTGAACGAAACTCATCGGTTAGCAGGCAGG atggataagagttggatgcaaaTCACTGATAGATTTGGATCTAGGGAATATGCCAAAGGAATTAAGGAGTTTCTTACCTTGGCCCAATCTCATGCTACAAGTGAG GTAGAGAGACACTTGTTCattaaaggtattgacaagaatTATACGGTGTGGATTTTTCATGGTGAGGAAAAAGATTTAATTataagtgatgatgatgatgatctacATGATCTCGAACAAGAGGATGACTTCATTGATAACGTTGATGTTATGTTACGAGATATTCGGGCTGGGAAATTTCCTGATGTTCCCATAACTGAGTCATTCCATGCTGAGGATTCGTCATCAGTTGATATTAATTCATCTCGTACTTTCAATCAATTGTTGGCTGATTCTCGACGTCCTCTTTATGAAGGTTGTACAAAGTATTCTAAACTATCATTCACTATCAAGTTACTGcacattaaaacacttggtggTTGGAGTGTAAAATATTTTGACATGTTTTTGCACTTGCTAAAGTCAGCTTTTCCTAATGCTCTTTTGCCAATCTCATATAAAGAGTCACGTAACTTGGAAAAAGGCTTAGGCTTTACCTACAACAAGATACATGTTTGTTCGAATGACTGCATACTTCATTGGAGGAAATATGCCGATAAAGATGAATGTCCTAAGTGTAAACTCTCTAAGTGGAAATTTAGCGGAAGTAAGAAGAGACGAATTCCTCAAAAGGTTCTACGACATTTCCCGTTGAAACCCAGGTTGCAGAGATTATTTATGTCACAAAAAACAGCAGCTGATATGCGGTGGCACAAGGATCAGCGAGTCATTCAGCAGGGGATTCTAAGCCATCCTGCTGACTTTGAGGTGTGGACAACATTTGATCAAGAGCATGCTTGGTTTGTAGAAGATCCAAGAAAT ATccatttttttatcacttcactCTTGATTCCTGGACCAagatcaccaggaaatgaaattgatgTCTATCTTCAACATTTGATAGATGAATTGATTGATCTATGGGATAATGGTGTTGGTACATACGATACGAAGGCCAATGAGACTTTCCAATTGCATGCAACATTATTGTGGACAATCAACGACTTTCCTGCTTATGGAAACCTTTCCGggtggagtactaaggggaaagtGGCTTGTCCATCGTGTAAAGAACAAACAGATTCCATGTGGTTGACATATAGTCGAAAACATTACTACATGTGTCATCGTCGATTCTTGCCATCGAGCCATatctggagaaagaaaaagactatTTTTAATGGTAATACAGAGCATCGTGACCCACCTACTGTGTATTCTGGAGAAGACATACTCATTCAACTCCAAAATATTCGTGATGCAAATTTTGGTAAAgctatgaaaaaaagaaagcgTACTATAGAGGAGTtcaattggacaaaaaaaagtatCTTCTTTCAATTACCATATTGGCCGACCATAAAGATTAGGCATAATCTAAATGTAATGCACATTGAGAAGAACATTTGTGACAATATCATAGGAACTTTAATGAATATCTTGGGCAACAGTAAAGATCATCCTAATACATGTCGTGATCTTTTCAATCTCAACATAAGGAATGAGTTACACCTTATTCAGGATGGACAACGCATTAGCATGCCACATGCATGTTATACACTATATGGAGTTGAGCGAACTGGTTTCTGTAGTTGGTTGCATGATGTGAAATTTTCAGATGGTTTCGCTTCGAACATTGCCAGATGTATTAGTGTGCCTGATTGCAAAAGCTCAGGAATGAAAAGTCATCATTGTCACATTTTCATGCAAAGATTACTTCATGCTGCAATTTCTGGATACTTACGCCAAGATGTACGATTGACATTAATTGAGTTgagcacttttttcaaagaattacaTGCTAGAACATGTAGGGTTGATATCTTAGAGAAGCTTCAAGCTGATATCGCTATCATTCTATGCAAGCTGGAGATAATTTTTCCGCCTACCTTCTTCGATATAATGGTGCACTTAGCCTACCATTTGCCACATGAGGCGCTACTTGCAGGGTCagttcaatataggtggatgtaccctTTCGAGAGGTATTTTAGAAAATTCAAaagatatgttaagaataagCCCTACCCAGAAGGTTCAATCGCTGAGGCCTACATCCATGTAGAATGCTCGAATTTTTGTTCCATGTACCTCAACGATGTTGAGACTAGATTCAATCCTCCTGAGCATAATGTTGATGAAGGAGATGAGGGTGTATGA